From a region of the Arachis ipaensis cultivar K30076 chromosome B09, Araip1.1, whole genome shotgun sequence genome:
- the LOC107618993 gene encoding putative leucine-rich repeat receptor-like serine/threonine-protein kinase At2g14440 isoform X1, which yields MRLLYLLLLLLPLLFTLSSSQTFPKGYSLNCGALSGTKIDGREWISDSAYISTGTPKNVTPSVLHPTLATVRSFNYQVKKHCYSVPVYRGAKYLLRSTYFYGAVNGPDHPSPPVFVQIVDGTLWTVVNTTIDYANGNSTLYEGVFLAQGKNMSFCIGSNNYTDSDPFISALEFLIVGGSLYNTTDFTKFGLSLVARSSFGYSGSPIRYPDDQFDRIWEPYGQGNSTKGNTDNVSVSGFWNLPPLKIFETHIGSDQLESLELRWPPASLPSSKYYVALYFADDAAGSRIFNISVNGITYFRDLNAISSGVVVFANQWPLSGPTTVTLTPTANSSLGPLINAGEVFEVLSLGERTLTRDVIALERIKKSLRNPPLDWNGDPCMPQQYAWTGITCSTGPRIRVVTLNLTSMELSGSLSPFVANMTALTNIWLGNNSLSGHIPDLGSLTLLETLHLEDNQFDGEIPSSLGNISTLHEVFLQNNNLTGQVPSNLIGKPGLNLRTSGNNFLSSAPAPAPAP from the exons ATGCGCCTCctctacctcctcctcctcctcttaccTCTCCTCTTCACCCTTTCTTCCTCTCAAACATTCCCCAAAGGTTACTCCCTTAACTGCGGCGCGCTCTCGGGGACCAAAATCGATGGCCGTGAATGGATTTCCGATTCGGCTTATATCTCAACGGGCACACCAAAGAACGTAACACCCTCTGTTTTGCATCCCACTCTTGCAACCGTCAGGTCCTTCAATTATCAGGTGAAGAAGCACTGCTACAGTGTTCCCGTGTATCGCGGTGCAAAGTACTTGCTACGGTCTACGTACTTCTACGGAGCTGTGAACGGTCCCGATCACCCTTCCCCTCCGGTCTTTGTCCAGATCGTTGACGGAACACTTTGGACCGTGGTCAACACCACCATTGACTATGCCAATGGAAACTCTACGCTCTACGAAGGGGTGTTCTTGGCTCAGGGCAAGAACATGAGCTTCTGTATTGGGTCCAATAATTACACGGATTCTGATCCCTTCATATCTGCTTTGGAGTTTCTGATTGTTGGAGGTTCTCTTTATAACACCACGGATTTCACCAAATTTGGACTTAGCTTGGTTGCAAGGAGCAGTTTTGGATATTCAGGATCACCAATTCG ATATCCTGATGATCAGTTCGACCGGATATGGGAGCCTTATGGGCAGGGTAACTCTACCAAAGGAAACACTGACAATGTTTCTGTTTCTGGATTTTGGAACCTTCCTCCTCTTAAGATATTTGAGACACACATAGGATCTGATCAGTTGGAATCATTGGAACTGAGATGGCCTCCGGCATCACTTCCGAGCTCCAAATACTATGTCGCCCTATACTTTGCTGATGACGCTGCAGGATCAAGAATCTTTAACATAAGTGTGAATGGTATAACATATTTCCGTGACTTGAATGCCATTTCATCAGGTGTTGTTGTCTTTGCCAACCAGTGGCCTCTTTCTGGTCCTACAACTGTAACTTTGACCCCTACTGCTAATTCATCCTTGGGCCCCTTAATCAACGCTGGCGAAGTTTTTGAGGTGCTGTCTCTTGGGGAAAGAACTTTAACTCGAGATG TTATTGCTTTGGAAAGGATAAAAAAGAGCCTCCGAAATCCTCCACTTGATTGGAATGGTGATCCTTGTATGCCTCAGCAGTACGCGTGGACTGGCATCACATGTTCTACGGGTCCCCGCATTCGAGTAGTGACTTT AAATTTGACAAGTATGGAGCTTTCAGGATCTTTGTCTCCTTTTGTTGCCAATATGACAGCTCTGACTAATAT CTGGCTTGGAAATAACAGTTTGTCAGGGCACATTCCTGACCTAGGTTCACTAACACTGTTAGAAACATT GCACTTGGAAGACAATCAATTCGACGGAGAGATTCCTTCATCCCTAGGGAACATCAGCACTTTGCATGAAGT ATTTCTGCAAAACAATAATTTGACAGGTCAAGTTCCATCAAACCTTATTGGAAAACCAGGGCTGAACCTCAG AACGTCTGGAAATAATTTTTTATCATCTGCACCAGCACCAGCACCAGCACCTTGA
- the LOC107616113 gene encoding probable membrane-associated kinase regulator 1 — protein MGSTAKEVIRKYLNKVKKPLLFSHKHNKDHQKTTQASSSSSKKVANRSAMETQNAPPPPPSYSSSSSFSCLKKETTEINKSALVSSSSHSSFSGNLNYPRRKSIYVSSCPSSMRSSPTHSGVLSTAGGFSYADTSTTEELQNAIQGAIAHCKNSLAQNKDYGAVCFRI, from the exons ATGGGAAGCACCGCCAAGGAGGTTATAAGAAAGTATCTGAACAAAGTGAAGAAGCCATTGTTGTTCTCTCACAAACATAATAAGGATCACCAGAAAACAACGCAAGCGTCATCGTCGTCTTCGAAAAAAGTAGCAAACAGATCCGCCATGGAAACACAGAacgctcctcctcctcctccttcttattcttcttcatcatcattttcCTGCTTGAAGAAGGAAACGACGGAGATCAATAAAAGCGCACTGGTTTCTTCTTCGTCGCATTCTTCCTTCTCGGGAAACTTGAACTACCCTCGACGAAAGAGCATCTACGTTTCAAGCTGCCCTTCGTCCATGAGGTCCTCTCCGACACACTCCGGCGTTCTCTCCACCGCCGGAGGGTTCTCTTACGCTGATACTTCGACAACGGAAGAGTTGCAGAACGCAATCCAAGGAGCCATCGCTCATTGCAAGAACTCGTTGGCTCAGAACAAAGACTATG GTGCAGTTTGTTTCAGGATCTGA
- the LOC107618993 gene encoding leucine-rich repeat receptor-like serine/threonine-protein kinase At2g14510 isoform X3, translating to MRLLYLLLLLLPLLFTLSSSQTFPKGYSLNCGALSGTKIDGREWISDSAYISTGTPKNVTPSVLHPTLATVRSFNYQVKKHCYSVPVYRGAKYLLRSTYFYGAVNGPDHPSPPVFVQIVDGTLWTVVNTTIDYANGNSTLYEGVFLAQGKNMSFCIGSNNYTDSDPFISALEFLIVGGSLYNTTDFTKFGLSLVARSSFGYSGSPIRYPDDQFDRIWEPYGQGNSTKGNTDNVSVSGFWNLPPLKIFETHIGSDQLESLELRWPPASLPSSKYYVALYFADDAAGSRIFNISVNGITYFRDLNAISSGVVVFANQWPLSGPTTVTLTPTANSSLGPLINAGEVFEVLSLGERTLTRDVIALERIKKSLRNPPLDWNGDPCMPQQYAWTGITCSTGPRIRVVTLNLTSMELSGSLSPFVANMTALTNMHLEDNQFDGEIPSSLGNISTLHEV from the exons ATGCGCCTCctctacctcctcctcctcctcttaccTCTCCTCTTCACCCTTTCTTCCTCTCAAACATTCCCCAAAGGTTACTCCCTTAACTGCGGCGCGCTCTCGGGGACCAAAATCGATGGCCGTGAATGGATTTCCGATTCGGCTTATATCTCAACGGGCACACCAAAGAACGTAACACCCTCTGTTTTGCATCCCACTCTTGCAACCGTCAGGTCCTTCAATTATCAGGTGAAGAAGCACTGCTACAGTGTTCCCGTGTATCGCGGTGCAAAGTACTTGCTACGGTCTACGTACTTCTACGGAGCTGTGAACGGTCCCGATCACCCTTCCCCTCCGGTCTTTGTCCAGATCGTTGACGGAACACTTTGGACCGTGGTCAACACCACCATTGACTATGCCAATGGAAACTCTACGCTCTACGAAGGGGTGTTCTTGGCTCAGGGCAAGAACATGAGCTTCTGTATTGGGTCCAATAATTACACGGATTCTGATCCCTTCATATCTGCTTTGGAGTTTCTGATTGTTGGAGGTTCTCTTTATAACACCACGGATTTCACCAAATTTGGACTTAGCTTGGTTGCAAGGAGCAGTTTTGGATATTCAGGATCACCAATTCG ATATCCTGATGATCAGTTCGACCGGATATGGGAGCCTTATGGGCAGGGTAACTCTACCAAAGGAAACACTGACAATGTTTCTGTTTCTGGATTTTGGAACCTTCCTCCTCTTAAGATATTTGAGACACACATAGGATCTGATCAGTTGGAATCATTGGAACTGAGATGGCCTCCGGCATCACTTCCGAGCTCCAAATACTATGTCGCCCTATACTTTGCTGATGACGCTGCAGGATCAAGAATCTTTAACATAAGTGTGAATGGTATAACATATTTCCGTGACTTGAATGCCATTTCATCAGGTGTTGTTGTCTTTGCCAACCAGTGGCCTCTTTCTGGTCCTACAACTGTAACTTTGACCCCTACTGCTAATTCATCCTTGGGCCCCTTAATCAACGCTGGCGAAGTTTTTGAGGTGCTGTCTCTTGGGGAAAGAACTTTAACTCGAGATG TTATTGCTTTGGAAAGGATAAAAAAGAGCCTCCGAAATCCTCCACTTGATTGGAATGGTGATCCTTGTATGCCTCAGCAGTACGCGTGGACTGGCATCACATGTTCTACGGGTCCCCGCATTCGAGTAGTGACTTT AAATTTGACAAGTATGGAGCTTTCAGGATCTTTGTCTCCTTTTGTTGCCAATATGACAGCTCTGACTAATAT GCACTTGGAAGACAATCAATTCGACGGAGAGATTCCTTCATCCCTAGGGAACATCAGCACTTTGCATGAAGTGTAA
- the LOC107616764 gene encoding 5'-AMP-activated serine/threonine-protein kinase catalytic subunit alpha produces the protein MVSLESVPRSIDAPSSPRISFSAEFLDENNFISISPNPEYERDNEEKKEGAAERGGAKNSNNNNAADFEFLSNNVSNNNNTVLTADELFFEGKLLPFWQMQHLEKLSKINLKAKEGEEEEDDDEDEELEEEVVVVTNNNNSSNNKEESSRVNWFVDDDPSPRPPKCTVLWKELLRLKKQRASSSLSPSSSSSSSSSSASSLGDVAAKEGKEQGSSRNNNNNNNNNNHKEQHVKRIKKGLERTRSATIRIRPMINVPICTQVKSSALPPLFPLKKGRLER, from the coding sequence ATGGTATCTCTTGAGTCTGTTCCCAGATCCATTGATGCACCTTCAAGCCCCAGAATATCTTTCTCTGCTGAGTTCTTAGATGAGAACAACTTCATCTCCATAAGTCCAAACCCTGAGTATGAAAGAGAtaatgaagagaagaaggaaggtgCTGCAGAGAGAGGAGGAGCAaagaatagtaataataataatgctgcaGATTTTGAGTTCCTCTCAAACAATgtgagcaacaacaacaacacagtGTTAACTGCTGATGAGCTTTTCTTTGAAGGGAAGCTTCTTCCCTTTTGGCAGATGCAGCATCTTGAGAAGCTAAGCAAGATCAACCTCAAAGccaaagagggagaagaagaagaagatgatgatgaagatgaagagtTAGAAGAGGAAGTTGTAGTAGtgaccaacaacaacaacagtagCAATAACAAGGAAGAGAGTAGTAGAGTGAACTGGTTTGTGGATGATGATCCATCTCCAAGGCCACCAAAGTGCACTGTTCTTTGGAAAGAGTTGCTGAGGTTGAAGAAGCAACGTGCTTCTTCTTCCTTGTCaccttcatcttcttcctcatcttcatcatcttctgcAAGTTCACTTGGTGATGTAGCAgcaaaagaaggaaaagaacaaGGATCATCAaggaacaataataataataataataataataatcataaggAGCAGCATGTGAAGAGGATCAAGAAAGGGTTAGAGAGAACAAGGTCAGCTACTATTAGAATTAGACCAATGATTAATGTTCCAATTTGCACCCAGGTCAAAAGCAGTGCCTTGCCACCTCTTTTTCCACTCAAGAAAGGAAGATTAGAGAggtaa
- the LOC107618993 gene encoding putative leucine-rich repeat receptor-like serine/threonine-protein kinase At2g14440 isoform X2, which translates to MRLLYLLLLLLPLLFTLSSSQTFPKGYSLNCGALSGTKIDGREWISDSAYISTGTPKNVTPSVLHPTLATVRSFNYQVKKHCYSVPVYRGAKYLLRSTYFYGAVNGPDHPSPPVFVQIVDGTLWTVVNTTIDYANGNSTLYEGVFLAQGKNMSFCIGSNNYTDSDPFISALEFLIVGGSLYNTTDFTKFGLSLVARSSFGYSGSPIRYPDDQFDRIWEPYGQGNSTKGNTDNVSVSGFWNLPPLKIFETHIGSDQLESLELRWPPASLPSSKYYVALYFADDAAGSRIFNISVNGITYFRDLNAISSGVVVFANQWPLSGPTTVTLTPTANSSLGPLINAGEVFEVLSLGERTLTRDVIALERIKKSLRNPPLDWNGDPCMPQQYAWTGITCSTGPRIRVVTLNLTSMELSGSLSPFVANMTALTNMHLEDNQFDGEIPSSLGNISTLHEVFLQNNNLTGQVPSNLIGKPGLNLRTSGNNFLSSAPAPAPAP; encoded by the exons ATGCGCCTCctctacctcctcctcctcctcttaccTCTCCTCTTCACCCTTTCTTCCTCTCAAACATTCCCCAAAGGTTACTCCCTTAACTGCGGCGCGCTCTCGGGGACCAAAATCGATGGCCGTGAATGGATTTCCGATTCGGCTTATATCTCAACGGGCACACCAAAGAACGTAACACCCTCTGTTTTGCATCCCACTCTTGCAACCGTCAGGTCCTTCAATTATCAGGTGAAGAAGCACTGCTACAGTGTTCCCGTGTATCGCGGTGCAAAGTACTTGCTACGGTCTACGTACTTCTACGGAGCTGTGAACGGTCCCGATCACCCTTCCCCTCCGGTCTTTGTCCAGATCGTTGACGGAACACTTTGGACCGTGGTCAACACCACCATTGACTATGCCAATGGAAACTCTACGCTCTACGAAGGGGTGTTCTTGGCTCAGGGCAAGAACATGAGCTTCTGTATTGGGTCCAATAATTACACGGATTCTGATCCCTTCATATCTGCTTTGGAGTTTCTGATTGTTGGAGGTTCTCTTTATAACACCACGGATTTCACCAAATTTGGACTTAGCTTGGTTGCAAGGAGCAGTTTTGGATATTCAGGATCACCAATTCG ATATCCTGATGATCAGTTCGACCGGATATGGGAGCCTTATGGGCAGGGTAACTCTACCAAAGGAAACACTGACAATGTTTCTGTTTCTGGATTTTGGAACCTTCCTCCTCTTAAGATATTTGAGACACACATAGGATCTGATCAGTTGGAATCATTGGAACTGAGATGGCCTCCGGCATCACTTCCGAGCTCCAAATACTATGTCGCCCTATACTTTGCTGATGACGCTGCAGGATCAAGAATCTTTAACATAAGTGTGAATGGTATAACATATTTCCGTGACTTGAATGCCATTTCATCAGGTGTTGTTGTCTTTGCCAACCAGTGGCCTCTTTCTGGTCCTACAACTGTAACTTTGACCCCTACTGCTAATTCATCCTTGGGCCCCTTAATCAACGCTGGCGAAGTTTTTGAGGTGCTGTCTCTTGGGGAAAGAACTTTAACTCGAGATG TTATTGCTTTGGAAAGGATAAAAAAGAGCCTCCGAAATCCTCCACTTGATTGGAATGGTGATCCTTGTATGCCTCAGCAGTACGCGTGGACTGGCATCACATGTTCTACGGGTCCCCGCATTCGAGTAGTGACTTT AAATTTGACAAGTATGGAGCTTTCAGGATCTTTGTCTCCTTTTGTTGCCAATATGACAGCTCTGACTAATAT GCACTTGGAAGACAATCAATTCGACGGAGAGATTCCTTCATCCCTAGGGAACATCAGCACTTTGCATGAAGT ATTTCTGCAAAACAATAATTTGACAGGTCAAGTTCCATCAAACCTTATTGGAAAACCAGGGCTGAACCTCAG AACGTCTGGAAATAATTTTTTATCATCTGCACCAGCACCAGCACCAGCACCTTGA